One genomic window of Mucilaginibacter sp. SJ includes the following:
- a CDS encoding pectate lyase family protein: protein MQKTKSLKKMTFGSLALSAIILIGSCSKNADQPVTVPINDLNVSKSLATTAPTIYTMATSSIRLDQGYAYKFSPVQVSGDSNTQPTASTLQLYENGVALGPAHSVHSDIRNLGKGRYSHWDTGLYFSTSDNSSPLTNGRKYTYTLTGTATSGATAPATSTPVTSPVTGSVLSTVLTGYAAVNGITTGGKGGTTVTVSTLAAFKSAVAGNSPKIVYVSGTISGSGLTPVYVGSNTTIIGKTGAVLSSLNLYLFTVSNIIIQNVTFRNYVTECGIYVKFQSNHVWIDHCDFATDRSHGWDYWGKDIGVAEGSDYVTISWNKFHDTYLSLLIGSVTSDAVTANTGKLHVTVHHNYWYNVAEREPTLVFGSIHMYNNYHLNNDGYSIGARYGGTVRTDNEYFSGCKKPLTTNLDGDPVGYFSGVSTNIYSNCGANNITSSLSSWVPSYAYSSLLDAAANVPAVVTAGAGVKTVN from the coding sequence ATGCAAAAAACAAAATCTTTAAAAAAAATGACTTTTGGCAGTTTGGCACTGAGCGCAATTATCCTCATCGGCAGTTGCTCCAAAAATGCAGACCAACCAGTAACCGTTCCAATTAATGATTTAAACGTCAGCAAAAGCCTGGCAACAACAGCCCCCACCATCTACACGATGGCCACATCTTCAATCCGGTTAGATCAAGGTTACGCTTACAAATTCAGCCCCGTTCAGGTAAGCGGCGATTCAAACACGCAGCCAACTGCATCAACACTCCAACTTTATGAAAACGGTGTTGCATTAGGTCCGGCTCATTCTGTTCACAGTGATATCAGGAACCTTGGTAAAGGGCGTTACAGTCACTGGGATACCGGATTGTACTTCTCAACTTCCGACAACAGCAGCCCCCTGACAAACGGAAGAAAGTACACTTACACCCTTACAGGTACTGCAACCAGCGGTGCAACAGCTCCTGCTACGAGTACCCCCGTAACATCACCAGTAACCGGCTCTGTATTAAGTACAGTATTAACCGGTTACGCTGCTGTTAACGGAATTACAACCGGTGGTAAAGGTGGTACTACAGTAACAGTTAGCACACTTGCTGCGTTCAAATCTGCGGTAGCAGGTAATTCACCTAAGATTGTGTATGTTTCCGGAACAATTAGCGGATCTGGCTTAACTCCTGTGTATGTTGGTTCAAATACCACCATCATCGGTAAAACCGGAGCCGTTTTATCGAGCCTGAACCTTTACCTTTTCACTGTAAGCAACATCATTATCCAAAACGTTACGTTTAGAAACTACGTAACCGAATGCGGTATTTACGTCAAATTCCAGTCGAACCACGTTTGGATTGACCATTGCGATTTTGCAACAGACCGCAGCCATGGCTGGGATTATTGGGGTAAAGACATCGGTGTTGCCGAAGGTTCTGACTACGTAACCATTTCATGGAACAAATTCCATGACACCTACCTGTCATTGCTTATTGGTTCGGTAACGAGCGATGCTGTTACAGCCAACACCGGCAAACTACACGTTACAGTGCACCATAACTACTGGTACAATGTGGCTGAAAGGGAACCAACTTTGGTATTCGGCAGCATCCACATGTACAACAACTACCACTTAAACAATGATGGTTATTCTATCGGTGCAAGGTACGGTGGCACAGTAAGAACAGATAATGAGTATTTCTCAGGCTGTAAAAAACCACTTACCACTAACTTAGATGGCGATCCTGTAGGTTATTTCAGCGGAGTATCAACCAACATTTATTCTAATTGTGGTGCCAATAACATTACCTCATCTTTATCAAGCTGGGTACCGTCATACGCTTACAGTTCATTGCTTGATGCTGCTGCCAACGTTCCTGCAGTAGTAACAGCAGGCGCCGGTGTTAAAACAGTTAATTAA